A part of Crassostrea angulata isolate pt1a10 chromosome 5, ASM2561291v2, whole genome shotgun sequence genomic DNA contains:
- the LOC128186376 gene encoding uncharacterized protein LOC128186376: protein MANTKLTKAKQQEGCPFCDKPVNEPWQDHVILCSGHKHKCLTCGVRFKKNSYLLKHMKRHAQPATVTPPAKKQKLSPSQSLEKAPERIKSTLTTPGLEEDDSPSEWETQDPGNLEVVLLGSCSGTDEEEESMAKDEDNDLEIGRIVRKKTQPVLFTGRRSEETNRDQKVRNESSNLEPSTRDVAVQTEPILYVHSTKKVTTKWENGVKVKVIEKKKSLNMV, encoded by the coding sequence ATGGCTAATACCAAGTTAACTAAAGCGAAGCAACAGGAAGGATGTCCTTTCTGTGACAAGCCAGTAAACGAGCCTTGGCAGGATCATGTTATCTTATGCTCAGGCCATAAACACAAATGTCTGACGTGTGGAGTTCGCTTTAAGAAGAACAGCTATCTTCTGAAACACATGAAGAGACACGCTCAACCAGCTACAGTAACGCCACCAGCGAAAAAACAGAAGTTAAGTCCCTCTCAGTCTTTAGAGAAAGCCCCAGAAAGGATCAAATCCACACTCACTACACCAGGTTTAGAAGAGGATGACAGCCCGAGTGAATGGGAAACGCAAGACCCTGGCAACCTAGAAGTAGTTCTATTGGGATCGTGTAGTGGGACAGATGAAGAGGAAGAGTCAATGGCAAAAGATGAAGACAATGATctagaaatcggaagaatagtGAGGAAGAAAACTCAACCTGTCTTGTTCACTGGTCGCAGATCCGAAGAAACCAATCGAGATCAAAAAGTTCGTAACGAAAGTAGCAATCTGGAGCCATCTACAAGGGATGTAGCCGTGCAAACAGAACCAATTTTGTATGTACACTCCACGAAGAAAGTAACAACCAAGTGGGAGAATGGAGTGAAAGTAAAGGTGATTGAGAAGAAAAAGAGCCTGAATATGGTGTAG